A single window of Aspergillus puulaauensis MK2 DNA, chromosome 5, nearly complete sequence DNA harbors:
- a CDS encoding serine/threonine-protein kinase (BUSCO:EOG09261EU7;~COG:T;~EggNog:ENOG410PHI0;~InterPro:IPR017441,IPR008271,IPR000719,IPR011009;~PFAM:PF07714,PF00069;~go_function: GO:0004672 - protein kinase activity [Evidence IEA];~go_function: GO:0005524 - ATP binding [Evidence IEA];~go_process: GO:0006468 - protein phosphorylation [Evidence IEA]), translated as MTVTYEQPSRGITPTSMATLSDRFELMKEIGDGSFGSVAVARVRTAGSNIARRGTMVAIKTMKKTFDSLAPCLELREVIFLRSLPPHPHLVPALDIFLDPLSRKLHIAMEYMDGNLYQLMKARDHKFLDQKHVKSILYQILSGLDHIHAHHFFHRDIKPENILVSTSAPNDSTFSRYSNLVTPPSTPPTYTVKIADFGLARETHSKLPYTTYVSTRWYRAPEVLLRAGEYSAPVDMWAVGAMAVEIATLKPLFPGGNEVDQVWRVCEIMGSPGNWYSKTGSKLGGGEWRDGSRLAQKLGFTFPKMAPHAMESILPAPQWPAALSNFVTWCLMWDPKNRPTSTQAMNHEYFADAVDPLRPRSSTARLLGRKQSEKSVKSPTKETHDSPTLSTKPSWFRRSLIGKSESPAPTFEPEQPSKPTLISFDTTADSQNLKPKLSTTKRATWAHGAPMPILPSIRPVSPLSNAVTAQANPPAHGDSNSNGAKSSKKIGRQLSVNSHGNHYGDLHRQEAERALNGLGNNSTSTISQKESFFSHLRKRARRLSGRNQNVMNDDIEANAGCMPWSNRSSLALDATNVGDPKQNSDMSELDKALQSVKYSMDSTAIGNVPVNITSPADSTKRQSMPQGSVRSLGDSPASTSGNGGPISSRTRRAMQMSNHPVHRYETPEEEDELLDEVLHSASRAARRLAQSDTSSNYSRPLANENSNPLPSPYPTPSPSAKCDGVSFGNVDSSPDRRLPLSDGKSDPSSATRQWPTPPYDDGDWMNPASTKFLTGSTYR; from the exons ATGACGGTCACATACGAGCAACCCTCTCGGGGCATTACGCCTACCTCAATGGCGACCCTCTCAGATCGATTCGAATTGATGAAAGAAATTGGCGATGGAAGCTTTGGTAGCGTTGCGGTAGCACGTGTACGGACCGCCGGTTCCAACATTGCTCGACGGGGGACAATG GTTGCAATCAAAACAATGAAGAAGACATTCGATTCATTGGCGCCATGTCTAGAGCTACGGGAGGTGATCTTCCTACGCTCTCTcccccctcatcctcaccttGTCCCAGCCCTTGACATCTTTCTCGACCCGCTCTCTCGCAAGCTACACATCGCCATGGAGTACATGGATGGCAATCTGTATCAATTGATGAAGGCGCGGGACCACAAGTTCCTGGACCAGAAGCATGTCAAGAGCATCCTCTACCAGATTCTGTCCGGCCTTGACCACATCCACGCCcaccacttcttccaccgcGACATCAAGCCTGAGAACATCTTGGTGTCCACCTCCGCCCCCAACGACTCCACCTTCAGCCGCTACTCTAATCTCGTCACTCCTCCTTCTACTCCCCCGACTTACACAGTAAAGATTGCCGACTTTGGTCTTGCACGTGAAACTCACTCAAAACTACCATATACAACATACGTTTCCACCAGATGGTACCGTGCCCCAGAGGTTCTCCTGCGTGCAGGCGAATATTCTGCGCCCGTTGATATGTGGGCCGTTGGTGCTATGGCCGTCGAGATTGCTACTCTAAAGCCGCTCTTCCCCGGTGGGAATGAAGTCGATCAAGTCTGGCGCGTCTGTGAGATCATGGGCAGCCCAGGTAACTGGTACAGCAAGACCGGATCTAAGctcggtggtggtgaatgGAGAGATGGCTCTCGACTAGCACAGAAGCTGGGTTTCACATTCCCCAAG ATGGCGCCTCATGCGATGGAAAGCATTTTGCCCGCCCCGCAGTGGCCAGCAGCTCTCAGCAACTTCGTGACTTGGTGTCTTATGTGGGATCCGAAGAATCGACCTACCTCTACGCAGGCGATGAACCATGAATACTTTGCCGATGCAGTTGACCCCTTGAGGCCAAGATCTTCTACTGCCCGACTCCTCGGTCGCAAGCAGTCCGAGAAGAGCGTCAAATCCCCCACCAAGGAAACACACGATTCGCCCACTCTTTCGACCAAACCATCATGGTTTAGAAGGTCATTGATTGGGAAATCCGAGAGTCCTGCTCCTACATTTGAACCAGAGcagccatcaaagccaaccCTAATTTCGTTCGACACGACCGCAGACTCACAAAATCTGAAACCCAAACTCTCGACAACAAAACGTGCTACTTGGGCTCATGGAGCTCCGATGCCAATTCTCCCCTCAATACGCCCTGTGTCGCCGCTGTCTAACGCAGTGACTGCTCAAGCCAACCCCCCCGCTCACGGGGACTCAAATAGCAATGGAGCCAAGTCAAGCAAGAAGATCGGTCGCCAGCTTTCGGTTAACTCCCACGGTAACCACTACGGCGATCTTCATCGACAAGAAGCGGAGAGGGCACTCAACGGCCTTGGaaacaacagcaccagcactaTAAGCCAAAAGGAAAGTTTCTTTTCTCATCTTCGGAAACGTGCACGCAGGCTTTCTGGCCGCAACCAGAACGTTATGAATGATGACATCGAGGCGAACGCTGGCTGCATGCCGTGGTCGAACCGCTCATCACTGGCCTTGGATGCCACCAATGTTGGTGATCCGAAGCAGAACTCCGATATGTCAGAGTTAGACAAGGCTCTCCAGAGCGTGAAGTACTCGATGGACTCTACAGCTATTGGCAACGTCCCTGTGAACATCACTTCTCCCGCCGATTCTACGAAACGGCAATCAATGCCACAGGGATCGGTTCGTTCACTGGGAGACAGTCCGGCTTCAACTAGTGGTAATGGTGGGCCAATATCGAGCCGCACCCGTCGTGCGATGCAAATGTCCAACCACCCCGTCCACCGCTATGAGAcgcctgaagaagaggatgagctCTTGGACGAGGTCCTCCACTCGGCAAGCAGGGCTGCTAGACGTCTTGCACAGTCAGACACGTCGTCAAATTACAGCCGCCCCTTGGCCAACGAGAACTCCAACCCCTTGCCTAGTCCTTACCCCACTCCTTCACCGTCAGCGAAGTGTGATGGCGTGTCTTTCGGTAACGTGGACAGTTCGCCGGACAGACGCCTACCACTTTCAGACGGGAAATCCGATCCTTCCAGCGCCACCCGTCAGTGGCCTACACCGCCATACGACGATGGTGACTGGATGAACCCAGCCTCGACGAAATTCCTGACAGGCTCTACTTACAGATAG
- a CDS encoding uncharacterized protein (antiSMASH:Cluster_5.8) gives MDQGNDDLQTVDLHPPGDGSLVTSAHFHRDLALENEASEKMGSQQTPAAVVSIWLTLAA, from the coding sequence ATGGATCAGGGAAACGATGACTTGCAGACTGTGGACTTGCATCCTCCCGGCGATGGTAGTCTGGTAACCTCGGCACACTTCCACAGAGACTTGGCTCTCGAGAACGAGGCATCGGAAAAGATGGGCTCACAACAAACGCCAGCCGCTGTTGTTTCCATATGGCTTACTCTAGCTGCATAA
- a CDS encoding uncharacterized protein (COG:S;~EggNog:ENOG410PTMK;~InterPro:IPR024630;~PFAM:PF12898;~antiSMASH:Cluster_5.8) yields MASRRGSSISGSPSAFSGGYSEAIKRQLEGVTLPEKIKCKICKKYRNAHAYSKRQLDIFRNARVVQGQRANNAGYAACRNCTGGQVMELRCCICDQIKGLDDFAINQRKEHELARCIDCVQGHKESDPVVEDKRLLIDTEGTVTMSHIDSSLTGSTRRLTDTPGNGSSFAGATENIPSGGGVWIEPERHDTHSRSSYGQANNLTAMDVNSVHSGWASFGVQRSNAAASVRADARKFAKVPAWRSEATENPPSRTREVNNHVDFDDNDEDEDITGYL; encoded by the exons ATGGCAAGCCGTCGGGGTTCTAGTATTTCAGGCTCACCCAGCGCATTTTCTGGCGGCTACAGCGAAGCCATAAAGCGGCA GCTCGAAGGAGTCACCTTGCCCGAAAA AATCAAATGTAAGATATGCAAGAAATATCGTAACGCACATGCGTACTCGAAAAGACAACTCGATATCTTCCGCAATGCCCGAGTGGTTCAAGGACAGCGAGCCAACAATGCCGGATATGCCGCCTGTCGCAACTGCACTGGAGGGCAAGTCATGGAGCTGCGCTGCTGTATTTGTGATCAGATAAAAGGTCTGGATGATTTTGCTATCAATCAACGCAAGGAGCACGAGCTTGCT CGTTGCATCGACTGCGTCCAGGGCCACAAGGAGTCAGACCCGGTAGTAGAGGATAAGAGGCTGCTAATAGACACCGAGGGCACCGTGACTATG AGTCACATTGACAGCTCCCTCACTGGGTCAACCAGACGGTTGACCGACACTCCTGGAAACGGATCATCTTTCGCTGGGGCCACCGAAAATATTCCCTCAGGAGGAGGGGTGTGGATTGAGCCGGAGCGTCACGATACGCACAGCAGGAGCTCTTACGGTCAAGCCAACAACCTCACGGCCATGGACGTAAATTCGGTTCACAGCGGATGGGCATCGTTCGGAGTACAGAGATCCAACGCTGCTGCCAGTGTGCGTGCCGATGCTAGAAAGTTTGCAAAGGTCCCA GCGTGGCGCTCTGAAGCCACCGAAAACCCCCCTTCTCGTACCAGGGAGGTTAATAATCATGTTGACTTTGATGacaatgacgaggatgaggacatCACTGGGTATCTCTAG
- a CDS encoding uncharacterized protein (COG:S;~EggNog:ENOG410PQ2D;~antiSMASH:Cluster_5.8) — MAYDGFQHDFNPYGQPDNANPINPSEGHPSSYDPPYPYQSASEQLNMPQPQAPMNAPHPQGYYPEPLREQTSWPPPPPPQTGRINDAVNSAVGNSGAPSSYVSPDLVAQITANVIQQLGAAGINSPVSNQHPAQPPPPQWGSPQPYQNPSAPHTPVISHSTPSPSVPVYQQPPPPPDFSGAPHLHPRPSPTPPQETRESPASQFSDNGQRGDPRPKAPQRTDTFPTTLEKIWGRLFHEGKPTERLGQFLRGIAMHLIENYPPGNTLVVVPDKLQKFYADTNIASDPYPWQDIFDDRTSSISRLFRDVEAEHHLVQVKLDERPDIPGLTPRGFEVFATLMIQAHPDKEYERLQKAVLNMPISNPDNRKERFPKEIPRRLFPETPDLRLRDLLDQHIMKHCGVELPPISDEEIEKVAAQRHKSSASPGVSIAESTHPASHSVNHSANERDKKGYRPPSVAVVDDEDEEQSPPAIERTRKPYSANPGGGKVYEGPGTPTHRHANSFSTSSGAKDGRPSAARVTRSPPYRSGSTGPRRPRADTSTRSRSHSRGFHPSHDYRRSEPDLMDGPRNPGPTPSGDYYYDQPSSSAHTGDLLDQYRELDRGAEDQRLYEQIREREKEREKSKYHDTLPSRSTWSGDEDYYRGLLGGQGGGPVGPGYDYKSYR, encoded by the exons ATGGCATACGATGGCTTTCAGCATGATTTTAATCCTTACGGCCAGCCGGACAATGCCAATCCTATAAACCCTTCGGAGGGCCACCCATCGTCCTACGATCCTCCTTATCCATATCAGTCCGCGTCTGAGCAACTCAATATGCCTCAACCGCAAGCCCCAATGAAtgctccccatcctcagGGTTACTATCCTGAACCACTGCGCGAGCAGACATCCTGgccccctccacctccaccccaaaCGGGTCGCATCAACGACGCAGTGAACTCAGCCGTCGGAAACAGTGGTGCCCCATCATCCTATGTGTCGCCCGATCTCGTGGCGCAGATAACGGCAAATGTGATACAACAGCTTGGAGCGGCCGGCATCAACAGCCCAGTCAGCAACCAACACCCTGCTCAGCCGCCCCCCCCGCAATGGGGATCGCCTCAGCCATATCAAAACCCTTCAGCACCACATACCCCTGTAATTTCGCACAGTACACCCTCGCCATCCGTCCCGGTAtatcagcagcctcctccgcctcccgaCTTCTCAGGTGCTCCCCACTTACACCCCAGACCGAGCCCAACCCCTCCTCAAGAGACAAGGGAATCGCCTGCCAGTCAGTTTAGCGATAACGGCCAAAGAGGGGATCCACGCCCGAAGGCTCCTCAGAGGACCGATACATTCCCAACAACTTTAGAGAAGATATGGGGAAGGCTCTTTCACGAGGGTAAGCCAACTGAAAGGCTGGGACAGTTTTTGCGTGGCATCGCAATGCATTTG ATCGAGAATTATCCTCCTGGGAACACCCTGGTTGTAGTGCCGGACAAACTCCAGAAGTTCTACGCAGATACTAACATTGCCTCAGATCCTTACCCATGGCAAG ATATTTTCGACGACCGAACGTCCTCAATTTCGAGGTTATTCCGTGATGTCGAAGCTGAGCATCATCTGGTGCAGGTCAAGCTGGACGAGAGACCTGACATTCCTGGTCTCACCCCGCGAGGGTTTGAGGTTTTCGCTACGCTGATGATTCAAGCACATCCGGACAAAGAATATGAGCGGTTGCAGAAAGCCGTACTGAACATGCCAATCAGCAACCCAGACAACAGAAAAGAGCGATTCCCGAAAGAAATACCCCGGCGGCTATTCCCAGAAACGCCCGATCTTCGTTTGCGCGATCTGCTTGACCAGCATATCATGAAACACTGTGGCGTGGAACTGCCACCAATTAGCGACgaagagatcgagaaggtcgCTGCCCAGCGTCACAAGTCGTCTGCAAGCCCTGGTGTCTCTATCGCAGAATCGACTCACCCGGCGAGTCACTCTGTGAATCACTCAGCGAATGAACGGGACAAGAAAGGATACCGCCCGCCAAGTGTAGCTGTtgtcgatgatgaggacgaagaacaatctcctcctgctATTGAACGAACGCGCAAGCCCTACTCTGCGAACccaggaggagggaaagtATATGAAGGACCGGGAACTCCTACACACCGGCATGCAAATTCATTCTCCACGAGCTCAGGTGCCAAAGATGGCCGGCCCTCAGCGGCTCGTGTTACTCGTTCTCCTCCATATCGTAGCGGGTCTACAGGCCCTAGACGCCCCAGAGCAGACACATCCACGCGATCCAGGAGTCATTCGCGCGGATTCCACCCCAGCCATGACTACAGGCGCTCGGAGCCTGACCTCATGGATGGTCCACGGAATCCAGGACCAACGCCGAGCGGGGACTACTACTACGACCAgccgtcttcgtcggcgCACACAGGCGATCTGCTTGACCAGTACCGCGAACTTGACAGGGGTGCAGAAGACCAGAGACTCTACGAACAGATCCGCGAGCGTGAAAAGGAGCGCGAGAAGAGCAAGTATCATGATACCCTTCCCTCGCGGTCTACCTGGTCAGGCGACGAAGATTACTACCGCGGTTTGCTAGGTGGACAAGGTGGTGGACCAGTTGGGCCGGGATACGACTACAAGAGCTATCGGTAA
- a CDS encoding OB-fold domain-containing protein (COG:S;~EggNog:ENOG410PX1K;~InterPro:IPR012340,IPR040260;~antiSMASH:Cluster_5.8) yields MATNDINNNAAKLKSQPSLTFYPAFCFKASPTNFTWVKIGAADIHRLKRRVEFGEQGLFFYQNNPIRYVNLVGVIVARSDVPRRTILTLDDSTGATVDIVVLKGNPAFISTANSSTPHASKEANDRDGDKDATPKEYHVTSTTQTPMDITPLQPGRLFQFKGTLSVFRATMQVQLERFFTVPDTKAEMRFVEARCRFLVEVLSVPWVLGEGDIAALRMEADEEGSKIEEEQARLRRRERRKAEREEKERRKIGKVWEREEALREREARVAREVGMEYMREIERQRGNPT; encoded by the exons ATGGCAACCAAtgacatcaacaacaatgccGCGAAGCTCAAGTCACAGCCCAGCCTCACCTTCTACCCGGCCTTTTGCTTCAAGGCCTCACCTACAAATTTTACATGGGTGAAGATAGGCGCTGCGGATATTCACCGGTTGAAGAGACGGGTGGAGTTTGGAG AGCAAGGCCTATTCTTCTACCAAAACAACCCGATCCGCTATGTGAATCTAGTCGGCGTAATCGTGGCGCGCTCTGACGTTCCGCGCCGGACGATTCTAACACTCGATGATAGCACCGGCGCGACGGTTGACATTGTTGTTTTGAAGGGGAATCCTGCGTTCATTTCGACTGCAAATTCGTCTACCCCCCATGCCTCGAAGGAAGCGAACGATAGAGATGGCGACAAAGACGCGACTCCGAAAGAGTACCACGTAACGTCAACAACACAGACCCCGATGGACATCACGCCTCTGCAGCCGGGACGGCTGTTCCAATTCAAGGGCACGTTGTCGGTTTTTCGCGCGACGATGCAGGTTCAGCTTGAGCGTTTTTTCACGGTTCCTGATACAAAGGCTGAGATGCGCTTTGTGGAGGCGCGCTGCCGGTTTCTGGTTGAGGTGCTTTCTGTGCCATGGGTTTTGGGGGAAGGGGATATTGCTGCTCTCAGGATGGaggctgatgaggaggggagcAAAATTGAAGAGGAGCAAGCGAGGTTaaggaggagggaaaggagaaaggcggagagggaggagaaagagaggcgGAAGATAGGAAAAGTATGGGAGCGGGAGGAGGCACtgagagagcgagaagcgAGGGTCGCTCGGGAGGTGGGAATGGAGTATATGCGCGAGATCGAGAGACAGCGCGGCAACCCAACCTGA
- the sidJ gene encoding putative siderophore biosynthesis lipase/esterase (COG:S;~EggNog:ENOG410PKVD;~InterPro:IPR013744,IPR029058;~PFAM:PF08538;~antiSMASH:Cluster_5.8), translating into MYSKFWPAGGLPGRLHHYTESLVTFEFTTSTTPKPHSLLFVGGLGDGLATTSYMADLAQALQPTDWSLFTLNLTSSHSAWGLGHLDRDTDEIAQCLNYIRDYKTGKLTNNTLNANAKIVLMGHSTGSQCVLHYLTKPNPHTSIKGFDTDLKHVTRTKLDGAIMQAPVSDREAIQWVLSQGWMGRTPAQVQQIYKDLEKLAREEVARNPDPAFDSLLPLHMTGVIGYPGNVPLSARRFLSLVSPGSPASPGEDDLFSSDLGEEQLAETFGKVRQGGLLAHRLMVLISGSDQAIPDWVDKDGLLRKWRKVLDGGRAEGEAEIWDEEGSGLVPGASHALSNDDQAEPRKNLVERVTTYLKGV; encoded by the exons ATGTACTCCAAGTTTTGGCCTGCAGGAGGCCTCCCAGGCCGTCTTCACCACTAT ACCGAATCCCTCGTAACATTTGAATtcacaacatcaacaactcCTAAACCCCACTCCCTCCTCTTTGTCGGAGGCCTCGGCGATGGCCTCGCAACAACATCCTACATGGCCGACCTCGCTCAAGCCCTCCAACCAACAGATTGGTCCCTGTTCACGCTGAACCTCACATCCTCACACTCTGCCTGGGGCCTAGGCCACTTAGACCGCGACACAGACGAGATCGCACAATGCCTGAACTACATCCGTGACTACAAGACCGGAaaactcaccaacaacactcTCAACGCGAACGCAAAAATCGTCCTAATGGGTCACTCCACGGGCAGCCAATGCGTGCTGCACTACctcaccaaaccaaacccaCACACAAGCATCAAAGGCTTCGACACCGACCTCAAGCACGTAACGCGCACTAAGCTCGACGGCGCAATCATGCAAGCGCCTGTCTCAGACCGTGAAGCCATCCAATGGGTCCTTAGCCAGGGCTGGATGGGCCGAACCCCGGCGCAAGTGCAGCAAATCTACAAGGACCTCGAGAAGCTGGCGCGTGAAGAGGTCGCTCGGAACCCGGACCCGGCATTTGATAGCTTGCTGCCGCTCCATATGACCGGGGTCATCGGGTACCCCGGCAATGTGCCGCTGTCGGCGCGTCGGTTTCTGAGTCTGGTTTCGCCAGGGAGCCCGGCGAGCCCGGGAGAGGATGACCTGTTTAGCTCAGATTTGGGTGAGGAGCAGCTGGCGGAGACGTTTGGGAAGGTTAGACAGGGCGGTTTGTTGGCGCATAGATTGATGGTTCTGATCTCTGGGTCGGATCAGGCGATTCCGGACTGGGTTGATAAGGACGGCTTGCTACGAAAGTGGAGGAAGGTGCTGGATGGTGGGAGGGCTGAGGGCGAAGCGGAGATTTGGGATGAAGAGGGGAGTGGGCTTGTGCCTGGGGCTTCGCATGCCTTGAGTAACGATGATCAGGCGGAGCCGAGGAAGAACCTCGTTGAGAGGGTGACGACGTATTTGAAGGGTGTATAG